From the genome of Variovorax sp. RA8, one region includes:
- a CDS encoding DUF1488 family protein, producing the protein MSQPPFFHEASRTVRFWVQVDTQWIGASVGKETLHYRYRPDGQDDDPMETYHSHAPDIEAAVRRRVAQGAKEPVMLREFDLPVA; encoded by the coding sequence ATGTCACAGCCCCCTTTCTTCCACGAGGCGTCCCGCACCGTGCGCTTCTGGGTCCAAGTCGATACGCAGTGGATCGGTGCCAGCGTCGGCAAGGAAACCCTGCACTACCGCTACCGTCCCGATGGCCAGGACGATGATCCGATGGAGACCTACCACAGCCACGCACCGGACATCGAGGCCGCCGTGCGCCGCAGGGTGGCTCAAGGCGCCAAGGAGCCGGTGATGCTGCGAGAGTTCGACCTTCCTGTGGCCTAG